The following coding sequences are from one Nicotiana tomentosiformis chromosome 3, ASM39032v3, whole genome shotgun sequence window:
- the LOC104108969 gene encoding uncharacterized protein codes for MADKFVTVHAGAKKAETRANDIFAIKQSPGEGLRDFLARFNYVRMTLPNVSESMAVAAFQNGLSRNEIVYAMEKLGPKVKWPQKIRSDPNTRKSNALCEFHQERGHKIEDCIALRKEVINMLHQGHLKELMSDRGRANFARGREQHQGPPKPPSPTRTIQMIIGGGDGASINNVKFTTTHRLKHSITHEWYDELEESIIFDKLDTHNLVFPHYDALVITLRILDTYVRYITVDDGIGACIIHPQVLVQMKLEDKIVSRYIMLTGFNNALKRTSGEITLPFLAGGVTLETIFHIMDQDMAYNSIIGRPWIYSMKAIPSSLYQIIKVPTLWGVFSIRGEQRTYREYHCITQDCTYTQQIKGKVKEA; via the exons ATGGCTGACAAGTTTGTAACGGTCCATGCCGGAGCTAAAAAGGCGGAAACAAGAGCGAATGATATATTTGCCATCAAGCAATCACCTGGAGAAggactgagggacttcctcgctaGATTCAACTATGTAAGGATGACCTTACCAAATGTATCAGAAAGCATGGCTGTAGCAGCTTTTCAAAATGGGCTGAGCAGAAACG AAATAGTCTACGCAATGGAGAAGCTCGGCCCAAAAgtgaagtggccacaaaagataAGGTCCGACCCAAACACCAGGAAGTCAAACGCCCTCTGCGAATTCCACCAGGAACGAGGTCATAAAATCGaggattgcatcgccctaaggaAGGAGGTCATAAATATGCTTCACCAAGGACACTTGAAAGAGTTGATGAGCGACCGAGGAAGGGCCAACTTCGCCCGAGGACGTGAACAGCACCAGGGGCCGCCAAAACCACCTTCACCAACTCGCACCATTCAAATGATCATTGGAGGTGGCGATGGAGCATCGATTAACAACGTaaagttcaccacaacccacaGACTCAAACATTCGATCACTCATGAATGGTAcgacgaactcgaagaaagtatcatcttcgataagttaGATACTCACAatttggttttccctcactatgatgctctCGTTATCACTTTACGAATATTAGATACATATGTGAGATATATTACAGTAGACGATGGGATTGGCGCGTGCATTATCCACCCTCAAGTGCTTGTACAgatgaaactcgaggataagatagtgtcaCGCTACATCATGTTaactggttttaacaatgcaCTTAAACGAACATCTGGAGAAATCACACTCCCCTTCCTTGCCGGAGGCGTCACCCTGGAAACCATATTCCACATCATGGATCAGGACATGGCGTATAACTCCATAATAGGTCGGCCTTGGATATACTCCATGAAGGCcatcccctccagcttgtaccagATTATCAAAGTTCCCACCTTGTGGGGAGTGTTCAGCATACGAGGCGAACAACGCACGTACCGAGAATACCATTGCATCACCCAGGACTGCACATACACCCAACAAATAAAGGGAAAAGTAAAAGAGGCATAG